The Couchioplanes caeruleus nucleotide sequence ACGGCGGCCCGCACGGGTGAGGTGACGCTGTCGTCGGGACGGACGTCGGGCCGCAGCGCAGCGCTGAGCAGCAGCATCGCGTCGTCGAGCCGGGCCACGGCGATCGGTGCGGAGACCAGCACGCTGCGGCTGCGGAAATAGTGCAGAGCCGGGTACGCCAGGTGCTGCTCGGCCACGACGGACAACTGCCCGGTCAGCGACACCAGGTGCTGGACGAAGGCGGAGCTGACGCCGCTCCCCGTCCAGCCCCGCCGGGCGATGTCGGCGGCGTCGCGGCCGAGCGCGTGGATGCGCACGGCGACCGCCCGGCGGCCGACGACCGCCGCCACGACGGAGACCAGGTACGTGATCGCCAGGGTGACCAGGAAGAGCCCGGTGAACGTGGAGACCGCGGTGAGGATCCGCCACGGCGTGCCCCCGGCCACGTAGTCGCCCACGCCGAGGGTGAAGATCGTGAACCCGGCGTAGTAGACGACCCCGGTCCAGCCGGCCGCGGCCCCCGTCCTGGCGTCCACCACGGCACCGTGCCCGCCGAGCAGGATCAGCGACCACCCGGCCCACAGCAGGGCCACCCAGACCATCACGGTGCTGATCAGGATCGCGGCGCCGGCGCCGCCGAGCAGCGCCGGCGCGCGGCCGCCCCGGAAGATCCGGAGGAGCAGCCGCCACAACCAACCCATGACCCGCCGGGTGAGCGGCCCGCCGCCCGCACCGACGACGAGCGTGGTGGCGAACGCGTCGGCGAACGTGACGACGATGATCAGCGCACCGGCGATCAGGCTGAGGACGTGCACCTTCGTCCCTCGGCCCTGATCAGCGGGACAGGGTGCCGAGCGTGACCGGGATGTCGGTGACGGCTCCGTCCCGGTTGACCTTCACGGTGACCTTCTCGCCCGGCTTCACCTTCCGCAGGGCGGCGTAGACGTCGCCGACCGTACGGATCGTGGCGTCCTCGAAGCCGACGATCAC carries:
- a CDS encoding ion channel, which gives rise to MHVLSLIAGALIIVVTFADAFATTLVVGAGGGPLTRRVMGWLWRLLLRIFRGGRAPALLGGAGAAILISTVMVWVALLWAGWSLILLGGHGAVVDARTGAAAGWTGVVYYAGFTIFTLGVGDYVAGGTPWRILTAVSTFTGLFLVTLAITYLVSVVAAVVGRRAVAVRIHALGRDAADIARRGWTGSGVSSAFVQHLVSLTGQLSVVAEQHLAYPALHYFRSRSVLVSAPIAVARLDDAMLLLSAALRPDVRPDDSVTSPVRAAVDRYVSTVAMTSAVPAEPPVPPLSDRAVLAGSGMPTVPEEVFRAEADAGAERRRALHRLVLGDGRGWDAVH